From one Lotus japonicus ecotype B-129 chromosome 3, LjGifu_v1.2 genomic stretch:
- the LOC130747191 gene encoding histone deacetylase HDT1-like: MEAPMEFWGVEVKVGQTVKVEPSEPFPGYIHISQAALGEATKKDKAAEPVILYLKVEDKKYVLGTLNRDDIPHLSMDLVLDDKSELSHNSKGASVYFCGYKVLTDDGDASDFSESDEEEEELMEQENGKPETKTEDAKVAKTAKPAAAAGPSAKQVKIVDPKKDEEEADLDVSSPDVSGYEDDLISADEDSDDESDDESDDEEETPTPAKKVDQGKKRPNESASKTPVSGKKAKNATPEKPDGKKNVHTATPHPKKQDGKTPNSFGKNKSPNSGGKFSNKSGGSKPFNSNKGGRQKK, from the exons ATGGAAGCACCAATGGAGTTTTGGG GTGTTGAGGTTAAGGTTGGACAAACTGTTAAAGTAGAACCATCTGAACCATTCCCTGGATACATTCACATTTCTCAG GCTGCACTTGGGGAAGCAACTAAAAAAGACAAAGCAGCTGAACCTGTGATTCTCTACTTGAAAGTTGAGGATAAGAAGTATGTTTTGGGAACTCTTAACAGGGATGACATCCCTCATCTGTCTATGGATTTAGTCCTAGATGATAAGTCTGAGCTTTCCCACAACTCAAAGGGTGCTAGTGTCTACTTTTGTGGCTACAAAGTTCTAAC TGATGATGGCGATGCTTCTGACTTCTCTG AAagtgatgaagaggaagaggaattGATGGAGCAAGAGAATG GCAAACCTGAAACAAAAACTGAAGATGCTAAGGTTGCTAAAACGGCAAAACCTGCAGCCGCTGCTGGTCCATCAGCAAAACAAGTAAAGATTGTTGATCCCAAGAAAGATGAGGAAGAGGCTGATTTGGATGTATCATCGCCTGATGTGTCTGGTTATGAAGATGATCTTATAAGTGCTGATGAG GATAGTGATGATGAGAGTGATGATGAAAGTGATGATGAGGAAGAGACCCCTACCCCTGCTAAGAAG GTGGATCAGGGAAAAAAGAGACCCAATGAATCTGCTTCAAAAACTCCAGTTTCTGGCAAGAAAGCCAAAAATGCTACTCCAGAAAAGCCTG ATGGTAAGAAAAATGTGCATACTGCAACTCCTCACCCTAAGAAGCAGGATGGGAAAACTCCCAACAGTTTTGGAAAGAATAAGAGTCCCAATTCTGGCGGAAAGTTCTCTAACAAAAGTGGTGGTAGCAA GCCTTTCAACTCCAACAAGGGTGGTCGTCAAAAGAAGTAA
- the LOC130747189 gene encoding splicing factor U2af small subunit B-like codes for MAEHLASIFGTEKDRVNCPFYFKIGACRHGDRCSRLHTKPSISPTLLLSNMYQRPDIVTPGVDAQGQPIDPRKIQTHFDDFYQDLFDELSKYGRLQTLNVCDNLADHMVGNVYAQFREEEHAAEALKNLTGRFYAGNPIIVDFSPVTDFREATCRQYEEDSCNRGGYCNFMHLKKISRELRRELFGMDNRGRHGRSRSPDRHRSNEDRSPRGHSRKYDERSHHHESRGRRRRSNSPGHRRGRSRSPRGSRERRPARDGSEERRARIEQWNREREEQKHESKVSTEENNAGNNGHVQDSNEQWNREREEQKHESKVSTEENNDGNNGHVQDGNEHHDYQQQQQQPLEGGYDY; via the exons ATGGCGGAGCACTTGGCATCGATCTTCGGCACCGAGAAAGACAGAGTCAACTGCCCTTTCTACTTCAAGATCGGCGCCTGCCGCCACGGCGACCGCTGCTCGCGCCTCCACACAAAACCAAGCATCAGCCCAACGCTGCTACTCTCCAACATGTACCAGCGTCCGGACATCGTCACCCCCGGCGTCGACGCCCAGGGTCAGCCCATCGACCCCCGCAAGATCCAAACCCACTTCGATGACTTCTACCAAGACCTCTTCGATGAACTCTCCAAGTACGGTCGACTTCAAACGCTCAACGTTTGTGATAATCTCGCTGATCACATG GTTGGTAATGTTTATGCTCAGTTCAGGGAGGAAGAACACGCTGCTGAGGCGCTTAAGAATCTCACTGGAAGATTTTATGCTG GAAACCCGATTATTGTGGACTTTTCTCCTGTAACAGACTTCCGTGAGGCTACTTGCAG GCAGTATGAGGAGGATTCTTGTAACCGGGGAGGCTATTGCAACTTTATGCACTTGAAAAAAATTAGCAG GGAATTGAGGCGTGAGTTGTTTGGGATGGACAACCGTGGCAGGCATGGCCGAAGCAGGAGTCCTGACAGGCATCGAAGCAACGAGGACCGCTCTCCTCGTGGTCATAGCAGAAAATATGATGAAAGGAGTCATCACCATGAAAGTCGTGGCAGGAGACGCAGGAGCAACAGCCCTGGCCATCGGAGAGGAAGAAGTCGAAGTCCTCGTGGAAGTAGGGAGCGCAGACCAGCCAGGGATGGCAGTGAAGAGAGACGTGCCAGAATTGAGCAATGGAACAGGGAGAGGGAAGAGCAAAAACATGAAAGTAAAGTTAGTACTGAGGAAAACAATGCTGGTAACAATGGGCATGTGCAAGATAGTAATGAGCAATGGAACAGGGAAAGGGAAGAGCAAAAACATGAAAGTAAAGTTAGTACTGAGGAAAACAATGATGGTAACAATGGGCATGTGCAAGATGGTAACGAGCATCATGATTatcagcagcaacagcaacaacctCTGGAAGGAGGATATGATTACTGA
- the LOC130747188 gene encoding glucomannan 4-beta-mannosyltransferase 2 — MAESQPVLIPETIPGVNYDVGSQLKLIWDVIKAPLIVPLLNLCVYVCLAMALMLFMERVYMGIVIVLVKLFWKKPEQRYNYEPLQDDEELGGANFPVVLIQIPMFNEKEVYKVSIGAACGLSWPTDRLVIQVLDDSTDPVVKQLVEMECQRWASKGINITYQIRETRGGYKAGALKEGLKRSYVKHCEYVAIFDADFRPEPDFLRRAIPFLVGNPELALVQARWRFVNSDECLLTRMQEMSLDYHFTVEQEVGSATHAFFGFNGTAGVWRIAAINEAGGWKDRTTVEDMDLAVRASLRGWKFLYLGDLQAKSELPSTLRAFRFQQHRWSCGPANLFRKMAMEIIRNKKVKFWKKVYVIYSFFLVRKITAHMVTFFFYCVVIPLTILVPEVHVPIWGAVYIPSVITILNSVGTPRSIHLLFYWILFENVMSLHRTKATIIGLLEYGRANEWVVTEKLGDSVANNNKKTGDAAKKTNVKATKKTKSKFLERLNYLELAFAGFLFLCGCYDYVHGKHNYFIYLFLQTLSFTIVGVGYVGTIV, encoded by the exons ATGGCTGAATCTCAACCTGTTTTGATTCCTGAGACAATCCCTGGTGTGAATTACGACGTGGGTAGTCAGCTGAAGCTGATTTGGGATGTGATCAAAGCGCCATTGATCGTTCCCCTGCTGAATCTCTGCGTGTACGTTTGTTTGGCAATGGCTCTGATGCTGTTCATGGAGAGGGTTTACATGGGCATCGTCATCGTCCTCGTGAAGCTTTTCTGGAAGAAACCTGAACAGCGCTACAATTACGAGCCTCTACAAGACGATGAGGAACTTGGTGGTGCCAATTTCCCTGTGGTCCTCATTCAAATTCCAATGTTCAATGAAAAAGAg GTTTACAAGGTCTCCATTGGAGCAGCTTGTGGTCTTTCATGGCCTACAGATCGTCTCGTGATCCAAGTCCTCGATGATTCTACTGACCCAGTGGTCAAG caATTGGTGGAGATGGAATGTCAAAGATGGGCTAGCAAAGGCATCAACATAACGTACCAAATCAGAGAGACCAGAGGGGGATACAAAGCGGGTGCACTCAAAGAAGGCCTAAAACGTAGCTATGTCAAACACTGCGAGTATGTGGCCATTTTCGACGCCGATTTCCGGCCGGAGCCCGATTTTCTCCGGCGAGCCATTCCCTTTTTGGTGGGGAACCCTGAACTTGCACTTGTTCAAGCTCGTTGGAGATTTG TGAATTCGGATGAGTGTCTATTGACAAGAATGCAAGAGATGTCACTGGATTACCATTTCACTGTGGAGCAAGAAGTTGGGTCAGCTACTCATGCTTTCTTTGGATTCAATG GCACAGCAGGTGTTTGGAGGATTGCAGCAATCAATGAAGCAGGAGGGTGGAAAGACAGAACAACTGTGGAAGATATGGACCTTGCTGTTCGTGCCAGTCTTAGGGGATGGAAATTTTTGTACCTTGGTGACCTCCAG GCAAAAAGTGAGCTTCCCAGTACTTTGAGAGCCTTCAGATTCCAGCAGCATCGATGGTCTTGTGGTCCTGCTAATCTGTTTCGCAAAATGGCCATGGAGATTATAAGGAACAAG AAAGTGAAGTTCTGGAAGAAAGTCTATGTCATATACAGTTTCTTCCTTGTTCGCAAAATCACAGCTCACATGGTCACATTCTTCTTCTACTGCGTCGTGATTCCCCTCACAATTTTGGTCCCTGAGGTTCATGTTCCCATATGGGGTGCTGTTTATATCCCTTCTGTCATCACTATCCTCAATTCAGTTGGAACACCAAG GTCCATTCATCTTCTGTTCTACTGGATCCTTTTCGAGAATGTGATGTCGCTGCACCGTACCAAAGCAACCATCATAGGTCTACTAGAATATGGAAGGGCCAATGAATGGGTTGTCACTGAAAAACTTGGAGATTCCGTCGCCAATAATAATAAGAAAACAGGAGATGCTGCTAAGAAGACTAATGTCAAAGCTACCAAGAAAACCAAATCCAAATTTCTGGAGag ACTTAATTACCTGGAGTTGGCATTCGCTGGCTTCCTGTTCTTGTGCGGGTGCTATGACTATGTCCATGGGAAGCACAACTACTTCATCTACCTCTTCCTTCAGACCTTATCCTTCACAATTGTTGGAGTTGGCTATGTTGGAACCATCGTGTAA